DNA sequence from the Nitrospinota bacterium genome:
GTTGATCGCGCGGATCCCGGCAAAGCCGTGTTTTTTCACCTGCCGCACGGCCCAATCGAAATCGGCGCGGGAGGTGATGACGAACTTGACCTCGTCCTTTTCGCCGAGATGCTTGAGGTTCTCCCACAAAAAGCTCTTTCCCGCGCCGCTGCCGGGAGTTTTGATGTCGACGATTTTTACCACGCCGTCAGGCAACGCGGAAACATCATATGAACCGTTGGTTTCCACCATCACGGTAAAATCCAACTCCAGCAGCCAGCGGGCCAGTTCGGCGGTTTCGGGCTGGGCCATCGGCTCGCCGCCGGTGATTTCCACCAGGCGGCAGCCGTATTTTTTCACTTCATCGACGACTTCTTCGATGCTCACTTCGCGCCCTTCCTGATAGGCGTAGGTGGTATCGCAGTAGCCGCAGCGGAGGTTGCAGCCGGTGAGCCGCACCAGCACGCACGGCAACCCCTGCCGGGATGATTCCCCTTGCAGCGAATAAAAGATTTCGTTCAGGACAAGGCGCTTGTCGCGTGCCATCGAATATCAGCCTATCACATGAAATGCGGGGAAAGGAGGGGCGGTTTAATCCGTTTCGTGGACCGGATGGCCCTGGCCGGTTTTCCGCTTTTTGCTTCCCTCATCGCTCCCTTCCAGATGCTTCTTGAATTCGGCGTTTTCGAAATAGCGGATGCTGTTTGCGGCCGCGCGCTGTTCCGCGTCTTTTTTGCTCCGCCCGTCGGCGCCGCCAAGCTTCCGCTCTTTCGCCCATACCTCGATTTCAAACCGGCGGGAGTGCGAGGGTCCTTTTTCCGCCACCACGCGGTAATGTGGATCGGCGGCGAAGTAGGTTTGGCAGTATTTCTGCAAAATTCCCTTGTAGTTGCTCGATTCGCGTTCCGGCGGGTGGATGATGATGTCTTCTTTCGCGTGGCGCAGCAGGTAATCCTTCGCTTTCTGGAAACCGCCGTCGAGGAAAATGGCCCCCAGCACAGCCTCGAAAACGTTGGCGAGGATCGAGCTCTTGCGCCGGCCGCCGGTGCGGGCTTCACCCGCGCCGAACAGGATGTATTTTCCCAAGTCGAGCCGCTTGGCGCAGCCGACCAATTGTTTTTCCGAAACAACGTGGCTTTTGATGTCGGAGAGTCCGCCCTCGTTGTAGTGGGGGAACTCCTCATAGATGTGCTCGCAGACGATGAGCCCCAGCACCGAGTCGCCCAAAAATTCCATCCGCTCGTAGTGTTCCTGATCCTTGATCTGGTTTTCGTGCAGATAGGAGGGATGGCAGAGCGCGGTGTTTAGAAGGTTAATATCCTTGAACCTGTAGCCGATCCGGCGCTCGAACTCGTGCAGGATTTTCTGCCGTTCCGCGTCTTTGTTTTTAAGTTTTTTACGGCTAAAAAACAGCATTGCGCTTATATTTTACGCATCACAAGCGTTGCGTTGGTGCCGCCGAACCCGAACGAATTTTTGAGCGCCGCCCGGATTTCCCGCTTTTCGGCGCGGTTCGGCACGCAATACAGGTCGCATTCGGGGTCCTGATTTTCGAGGTTGATGGTGGGGGGCAAAATTCCTTCATGGATGGCCTTCGCGGTGAACACCGATTCAATTCCCCCCGCCGCACCCAGCAGGTGTCCGGTCATCGACTTGGTGCTCGATACCGCCAGCTTATAAGCGTGCGCGCCGAACACCGCCTTGATGGCCTTGGTCTCAAGCGCGTCGGCCATGGTGGAGGTGGCGTGGGCGTTGATGTAGTCGATATCCTCCGGCTTCATCTTCGCGTCTTCCAGCGCTTTTTTCATGCAGCGCTGCGCCCCTTCCCCTTCGGGGGGCGGGCTGGTCATGTGGAATGCGTCGCCGCTCATGGCGTACCCGGTAAGCTCGCAGTAAATCCTCGCGCCGCGCGCCTTGGCGTGTTCGTATTCTTCCAGAATGAGGATGCCGGAGCCTTCCCCCAGCACAAAGCCATCGCGGTCCTTGTCGAACGGACGGCAGGCATGGGCGGGATCGTCGTTGCGGGTGGAGAGGGCGCGCGCCGCCGCGAAACCCGCCACCGCCGTGGGGCAGATGACCGATTCGGCGCCGCCGGCGATCATTGCGTCGGCCTCGCCCCGCTGAATGATGCGGAAGCTGTCGCCGATGGCATGCACCCCGGTGGCGCAGGCGGTGCTGATGCAGCTATTGGGCCCCTTGACGCCGGTCATGATGGAGATGTTGCCGCTGGCCATGTTGGTGATGACCATCGGGATGAAGAACGGGGTCACGCGGCGCGGTCCCTTCTCCAGCAGAACCTTGTGGTACTCCTCGATGGCGGGCAGGCCGCCGATCCCCGAACCGACGATCACGCCCACCCGTTCGGCGTTGGCGTCGTCTATCGTCAGTTTCGCGTCGTCCAGCGCCATGAACGCCGCGGCGACGGCGTACTGAATGAAGATATCCATCTTCTTGATCTCTTTTTTGGGAATCCAAGGAAGCGGGTCGAAATTCCGCACTTCCCCGGCGAAGGTGACGGGGTAGTCTTTGGCGTCGAACCGGGTAATCGGCCCGATGCCGTTTTTTCCGGTTTTAATTCCTTCCCACGATTCGGCGGCGGAATTCCCCAGCGGGGAGATCATCCCCACGCCGGTGACAACGACTCTTCTGGTCATGGAAGGTCAGGATTTCTTTGTCTTGATGTAATCGACGGCGTCTTTCACTTTCTGGATTTTTTCCGCATCGTTATCCGGGATTTCGATGTCAAACGCCTCTTCAAACGCCATGACCAGCTCGGCGGTGTCGAGCGAGTCGGCGCCGAGGTCTTCGATGAACGAGGCGTCCGAAGTAACCTCTTCGGCGTCCACGTCCAACTGTTCGGCGATTATTTCCTTAACCTTTTCTTCAACGTTCATGCTTGCAAATCCTCCTTAAATAAAAAGCGGGTGTATTCTATCATTTTGCGGGACTTTTAAAAGCGGCTTTTTACAATATGGAACAATTCGCCGCCCGCCGCAAGGGGGAATATTTCCGGCCCCGGAAGGCCGCGCCGATATGGTCACTTTATGTGAAGAACCGGGTATAATTAAAGCCTATGGAATTACCGCAGCGCATCAAAACTGATCTGGCCGCCGTCTATGGCAATCGCCTAAAAGGGGTGGTGCTCTACGGCTCGGAAGCGCGCGGAGACGCGGAGCCGGACAGCGATATCGATCTGCTTGTAATTCTTGATGGCCCCATCCAGTTGGGCAAGGAGATTGAGACAATCGTCCATGCCTTGTACCCCCTGCAATTGGAAGTGCTGCGCCCCATTCATGCAATGCCGGTGAGCGAAAAGGATTATGCGGCGGGAGAATATGCGCTCTACCGCAACGCCAAGCGGGAAGGCATTCCCGCATGAGCCTGGAGGCCAACGACCTCTGGCAACGCGGCATTAAATCATTGGAGAGCGCAAAACTTCTTTTGCCCTCCGACCCCGATTCAAGCTCCTCATGTTCCTATTACGCGGCTTTTTATGCCGTTTCCGCGCTTTTCGCCGTGAAGGGCCAAACCTTTAAAAAACACTCCTCGGTGGAAACCGCGTTGCATCGTGAACTCGTAAAAACGGGCAGGTGGCCGGTGGAGCTTGGTGAAATGTACTCCTTGTTGCGGGAGATGCGCGCCGTGGGCGACTACGGAGGCGGAACGCATATTTCGGTGGGTGAAGCGGAAACAGCGGTTGCGCGGGCCGCCCGGATTCTTGAAGCCGCCAGGAAGGAACACCCGGACATCTTCACCGGTATTTGAACAAGGCA
Encoded proteins:
- a CDS encoding HEPN domain-containing protein → MSLEANDLWQRGIKSLESAKLLLPSDPDSSSSCSYYAAFYAVSALFAVKGQTFKKHSSVETALHRELVKTGRWPVELGEMYSLLREMRAVGDYGGGTHISVGEAETAVARAARILEAARKEHPDIFTGI
- the fabF gene encoding beta-ketoacyl-ACP synthase II yields the protein MTRRVVVTGVGMISPLGNSAAESWEGIKTGKNGIGPITRFDAKDYPVTFAGEVRNFDPLPWIPKKEIKKMDIFIQYAVAAAFMALDDAKLTIDDANAERVGVIVGSGIGGLPAIEEYHKVLLEKGPRRVTPFFIPMVITNMASGNISIMTGVKGPNSCISTACATGVHAIGDSFRIIQRGEADAMIAGGAESVICPTAVAGFAAARALSTRNDDPAHACRPFDKDRDGFVLGEGSGILILEEYEHAKARGARIYCELTGYAMSGDAFHMTSPPPEGEGAQRCMKKALEDAKMKPEDIDYINAHATSTMADALETKAIKAVFGAHAYKLAVSSTKSMTGHLLGAAGGIESVFTAKAIHEGILPPTINLENQDPECDLYCVPNRAEKREIRAALKNSFGFGGTNATLVMRKI
- a CDS encoding nucleotidyltransferase domain-containing protein, which gives rise to MELPQRIKTDLAAVYGNRLKGVVLYGSEARGDAEPDSDIDLLVILDGPIQLGKEIETIVHALYPLQLEVLRPIHAMPVSEKDYAAGEYALYRNAKREGIPA
- a CDS encoding radical SAM protein is translated as MARDKRLVLNEIFYSLQGESSRQGLPCVLVRLTGCNLRCGYCDTTYAYQEGREVSIEEVVDEVKKYGCRLVEITGGEPMAQPETAELARWLLELDFTVMVETNGSYDVSALPDGVVKIVDIKTPGSGAGKSFLWENLKHLGEKDEVKFVITSRADFDWAVRQVKKHGFAGIRAINISPAAGMVAERDTAQWILDSGLPLRLNLQLHRILWGGKRAV
- the rnc gene encoding ribonuclease III encodes the protein MLFFSRKKLKNKDAERQKILHEFERRIGYRFKDINLLNTALCHPSYLHENQIKDQEHYERMEFLGDSVLGLIVCEHIYEEFPHYNEGGLSDIKSHVVSEKQLVGCAKRLDLGKYILFGAGEARTGGRRKSSILANVFEAVLGAIFLDGGFQKAKDYLLRHAKEDIIIHPPERESSNYKGILQKYCQTYFAADPHYRVVAEKGPSHSRRFEIEVWAKERKLGGADGRSKKDAEQRAAANSIRYFENAEFKKHLEGSDEGSKKRKTGQGHPVHETD
- the acpP gene encoding acyl carrier protein, translated to MNVEEKVKEIIAEQLDVDAEEVTSDASFIEDLGADSLDTAELVMAFEEAFDIEIPDNDAEKIQKVKDAVDYIKTKKS